In Gemmatimonadaceae bacterium, the following proteins share a genomic window:
- a CDS encoding amino acid racemase, which translates to MLQPHMTIVGLVGGLGPESTIDYYRRILDGWAKHDSSSAPSIVIDSLDSTRALRLVADDRAAFTDYLLGSIGRLTGAGVDFVAMTANTPHLVFDELAAASSVPLLSIVEVCAGEARRRGLRRPLLLGTRFTMQADFYPAVCARYGVDVVVPDETERAWIHARYVEELLKGDFRDATRDELIALVRRVRDRTHADGIILGGTELPLLLRAPTIADLPVLDTTELHVAAIVSRLLERE; encoded by the coding sequence ATGCTTCAACCGCATATGACCATAGTCGGCCTCGTCGGTGGACTCGGCCCCGAATCAACCATCGACTACTATCGGCGCATCCTCGACGGCTGGGCCAAGCACGATTCATCGTCGGCGCCTTCGATCGTCATCGACAGCCTCGACTCGACACGAGCGCTGCGGCTCGTCGCGGACGATCGCGCGGCGTTCACCGATTACCTGCTCGGGTCGATCGGGCGACTGACGGGGGCCGGAGTCGACTTCGTCGCGATGACGGCGAATACGCCGCATCTCGTGTTCGATGAGTTGGCGGCCGCGTCGTCCGTCCCGTTGCTCAGCATCGTCGAAGTGTGCGCCGGGGAAGCCCGTCGGCGCGGTCTTCGGCGGCCGCTGCTGCTTGGCACGCGATTCACCATGCAGGCGGATTTCTACCCGGCCGTCTGCGCGCGTTACGGGGTCGACGTCGTCGTGCCCGACGAAACGGAGCGCGCGTGGATCCACGCCCGGTACGTCGAGGAGCTGCTCAAAGGCGACTTTCGGGACGCAACACGCGACGAGCTCATTGCGCTGGTTCGCCGGGTGCGCGATCGCACCCACGCCGACGGAATCATCCTCGGCGGCACCGAGCTGCCCTTGCTGTTGCGAGCGCCGACCATCGCCGACCTTCCCGTACTCGACACCACCGAGTTGCACGTGGCGGCAATCGTGAGTCGATTGCTCGAGCGGGAGTAG
- a CDS encoding nuclear transport factor 2 family protein, translated as MARLPTLARSLLIALLASRLEAQSDWAKLVQLNRGYVDAFMKGDAAWYDTHLAPEFECLCPDGSVVRRADFLAAAQRPMTNRSFNLDSVRVKLLGDVAVITAITPFVRADGTTGTNRYTDIWVKRSGSWLALQAQITPVRGR; from the coding sequence ATGGCGCGCCTCCCCACCCTTGCCCGCTCCCTCCTCATCGCCCTCCTCGCCTCGCGCCTCGAGGCCCAAAGCGACTGGGCCAAGCTGGTCCAACTGAATCGCGGCTACGTCGACGCGTTCATGAAGGGCGACGCGGCGTGGTATGACACGCACCTCGCGCCGGAGTTCGAGTGCCTCTGCCCCGACGGCTCGGTCGTGCGACGGGCGGATTTTCTCGCCGCGGCGCAACGGCCGATGACGAATCGCTCGTTCAACCTCGACAGCGTGCGCGTCAAGCTCCTCGGCGACGTCGCCGTGATCACCGCGATCACGCCATTCGTACGCGCCGACGGTACCACCGGCACGAACCGCTACACGGACATCTGGGTCAAACGCTCCGGCAGTTGGCTCGCGTTGCAAGCGCAGATCACCCCGGTGCGAGGCAGGTAG
- a CDS encoding efflux RND transporter periplasmic adaptor subunit produces MNKVALGSAGLAVIVVAGLALARTGATRSTGPSTSGPTVVRVTKRDIGSQVKATGVIKPRVGAEVKVGSRISGVVKRLYVQIGDSVTQGQLLAELDDRDLVALRDQAAANVKQLEAALTFAKADLARKRALFDAKTLAQSDIDAVERDVGVGEQQVAAARASLDYAAAQVAYARITAPIAGVVSSVATEEGETVAASFSAPTFLTLLDPSRLEVWAYVDETDIGRIRSGQTARFTVDTYGDEEFEGRVTAVHPTAEIRDNVVDYVTVVQFQRPKNRTLRPEMTTTVRIALATRENVLALPIRAIRWQGTRAFVLVRTRKSDGSDSVERRSVTPGLKDETYCEIVNGLREGDEVLVGDVNTQPQGSP; encoded by the coding sequence GTGAACAAGGTCGCTCTTGGGAGCGCTGGTCTCGCCGTCATCGTAGTCGCCGGTCTCGCTCTGGCCCGAACCGGCGCCACGCGCTCGACGGGGCCTTCGACGAGTGGCCCCACGGTCGTTCGAGTCACGAAACGAGACATCGGCTCGCAGGTAAAAGCCACCGGTGTCATCAAGCCTCGCGTCGGCGCGGAGGTGAAGGTCGGCTCGCGAATCTCCGGCGTCGTCAAGCGACTGTACGTGCAGATCGGCGACAGCGTCACCCAGGGCCAGCTGCTCGCCGAGCTCGACGACCGCGACCTCGTCGCGTTGCGCGATCAGGCCGCCGCGAACGTCAAGCAGCTCGAGGCAGCGCTGACCTTCGCCAAGGCCGACCTCGCGCGGAAGCGCGCGCTGTTCGACGCTAAGACCCTCGCGCAGAGCGACATCGATGCGGTCGAGCGCGACGTTGGTGTGGGCGAGCAGCAGGTCGCGGCGGCCCGCGCGAGTCTCGACTACGCGGCCGCCCAGGTGGCCTACGCGCGCATCACTGCGCCAATCGCCGGCGTCGTGTCATCGGTCGCGACCGAGGAGGGCGAGACCGTCGCCGCGAGCTTCTCCGCCCCGACCTTCCTCACGCTACTCGATCCGTCGCGGCTCGAGGTCTGGGCCTACGTCGACGAGACCGACATCGGACGCATCCGTTCGGGTCAGACGGCGCGCTTCACGGTGGACACGTACGGCGACGAAGAGTTCGAGGGGCGCGTGACCGCCGTGCATCCGACCGCCGAGATACGCGACAACGTCGTGGACTACGTGACCGTCGTGCAGTTCCAGCGACCGAAGAACCGCACGCTGCGCCCCGAAATGACGACCACGGTGCGAATCGCGTTGGCGACACGCGAAAACGTCCTCGCCCTGCCGATCCGCGCGATTCGCTGGCAGGGGACGCGCGCGTTCGTCCTCGTGCGGACTCGCAAGAGCGACGGGAGCGACAGCGTCGAGCGTCGATCGGTGACGCCAGGACTCAAGGACGAGACCTACTGCGAAATCGTGAACGGCCTTCGCGAGGGCGACGAGGTCCTCGTCGGCGACGTCAACACTCAACCACAGGGTTCGCCGTGA
- a CDS encoding NAD(P)-dependent oxidoreductase yields the protein MTIRIVVPDDFPPALAGTAAELALRELGDVAIYTERGADREAELIRRIRDADVVVNIRAHARFTAEVIAAAPKLRLISVWGTGTDHIDHVAANARGVSVVSTPGVNANAVAEHTMALMLAITRRIPALDHAVRAGQWPRGMLTQLEGKTLGVVGLGAIGTRVAELAKPFGMRLLASTLGDDAGRSAAVGAKHVPIDQLLRESDVVSLHLRLSEKTEGYIDGARLALMKPTAFLVNTARAALVDREALIAALRDSRMAGAALDVFHEEPIAAADPLLSLPNVVLTPHNAGMTPEVIELGLRRAVRNVEAFLAM from the coding sequence GTGACAATCCGCATCGTCGTCCCCGACGACTTTCCGCCGGCTCTCGCCGGCACCGCCGCCGAGCTCGCGCTTCGCGAGTTGGGCGACGTCGCCATTTACACTGAGCGCGGCGCCGATCGCGAAGCTGAGCTGATCCGGCGCATTCGCGACGCCGACGTCGTGGTGAACATCCGCGCTCACGCGCGCTTCACGGCGGAGGTGATTGCCGCGGCGCCGAAGTTGAGACTCATATCGGTGTGGGGAACGGGCACTGACCACATCGATCACGTCGCCGCGAACGCTCGCGGCGTGTCGGTGGTGAGCACTCCGGGCGTGAACGCGAACGCGGTGGCCGAGCACACGATGGCGCTCATGCTGGCGATCACGCGGCGAATTCCCGCTCTGGACCATGCCGTGCGCGCCGGCCAGTGGCCGCGCGGCATGCTCACGCAACTCGAGGGCAAGACGCTGGGCGTCGTCGGGCTGGGCGCGATCGGGACACGCGTCGCCGAGCTCGCGAAGCCGTTCGGTATGCGGCTGCTGGCGTCGACGCTCGGCGACGACGCGGGACGCTCGGCGGCCGTCGGCGCGAAGCACGTGCCGATCGACCAGCTGCTGCGCGAATCAGACGTGGTGTCGCTGCACCTCCGCCTCAGCGAGAAGACCGAGGGCTACATCGACGGTGCGCGTCTCGCACTGATGAAGCCGACCGCGTTCCTCGTCAACACCGCGCGCGCCGCGCTGGTCGATCGCGAGGCGCTCATCGCGGCGTTGCGTGACTCGCGCATGGCGGGAGCGGCGCTCGACGTCTTTCACGAGGAGCCGATCGCGGCCGCCGATCCGTTGCTCTCGCTGCCGAACGTCGTACTCACTCCGCACAACGCCGGGATGACGCCGGAGGTGATCGAGCTCGGCCTTCGGCGCGCGGTTCGGAACGTCGAGGCCTTTCTTGCGATGTGA